The following coding sequences are from one Triticum dicoccoides isolate Atlit2015 ecotype Zavitan chromosome 4A, WEW_v2.0, whole genome shotgun sequence window:
- the LOC119286309 gene encoding uncharacterized protein LOC119286309 produces the protein MEGSNLIHLKSMSFLLAKETGASILDKELKQVANGFDYKVGTFDNYDINGYCFRTNGNEECRAVLKKETPECRLFAMELSIMEELMKYMNCITLGQILQKSSSSNAIGLIRRRLGEEMILGKSKFDKTANKNEKMSILWLNRRHRLPHRCSLDYDMDMKTFVVVPNITY, from the exons ATGGAGGGGTCGAACCTGATTCActtgaagagtatgagcttcttgtTGGCGAAGGAGACG GGTGCGTCAATATTGGACAAAGAATTGAAACAAGTTGCTAATGGGTTTGACTATAAGGTCGGTACGTTCGATAATTACGACATCAATGGGTATTGCTTCCGCACAAATGGGAACGAGGAATGTCGGGCCGTTCTAAAAAAAGAAACACCGGAGTGTCGGCTATTTGCAATGGAgttgagtattatggaagagttgatgaAATATATGAACTGCATTACTTTGGGGCAAATCCTCCAAAAGTCGTCATCTTCAAATGCCATTGGTTTGATCCGGAGAAGGTTAGGCGAAGAGATGATATTGGGCAAGTCAAAATTCGACAAGACAGCAAATAAGAATGAGAAGATGTCTATATTGTGGCTCAACAGGCGACACAG GTTGCCACACAGATGCTCTTTGGACTATGATATGGACATGAAGACATTTGTTGTAGTGCCAAATATTACATACTGA